The Mytilus galloprovincialis chromosome 3, xbMytGall1.hap1.1, whole genome shotgun sequence genomic interval catggataccccactcgcattatcattttccatgttcagtggaccgtgaaattggggttaaaactttaatttggaaataaaattggaaagatcatatcatagggaacatgtgtactaagtttcaagttaatgtgacttcaacttcatcaaaaactaccttgaccaaaaactttaaccaaaactttaacctgaacttcgcactatcattttctatgttcagtggaccgtgaaattggggtcaaaactttaatatggaattaaaattagaaagattatatcttagggaacatgtgtaagtttcaagttgatgtgacttcagtttcatcaaaaaataccttgaccaaaaactttaacctgaagcgggaccaACAGACAGATATACGAACGAACCaacagacccacagaccagaaaagtCAATGCCCCACTATCGTGGATGGGgcataacaaaattatgaaattcaaTAAAATGTCAGCCTGGCATTAAAATGATTTCCATgacagggaaataactctaaatGGTCTAATTAAAAGATGAATCACAGAATTGATCATGGCGcccaaatattttataaaaaagagcTATACAACCTCCCCAGACCTTCTGTAGGAAACACTATGAGGGTAATGGAATATTCACTAAATGTTTGAAGACTTAACTTCGGTTTCATTACAATCTAACACCCATTTTATTGTGGGTAACGTTATCAACACTAAATGTTTGAAGACTTACCTTCAGTTTCATTACAATCTAACACCCGTTTTATTGTCGGTAATGGTATCATCACTAAATGTTTGAAGGGCTTCTGAGGTGTTTTGTGAGTGGCTGGACTTTTCATGCTAGTGGAATATTTCGACCGCCGTTTGCACATCTAAAAAGTTTATCAATGTGAAAATATGTTATAACTTCATTTCAAACTAATCCAAAACTTTTTTCACACACAAAACTGTAATGTCAATGTCCAGTGGCCAGAgaaatataaataagatgtggtataattgccaataagacagaGTTCAAATGACATAAAGAAAGCCTGAGTTGCATTACAATGTATGGGACCTCTCTTAAATAATCTCATTGAAAGGTAAGTTTTTGAAAGTTTATAATCTCATTGAAAAGTTAGTTTTTGAAAGTTTATAATCTCATTGAAAAGTTAGTTTTTGAAAGTTTATAATCTCATTGAAAAGTTagtttttgaaatagtttataatatcattgaaaagttagtttttgaaatagtttataatatcattgaaaagttagtttttgaaatagtttataaTATCATTGAGAAGTTagtttttgaaatagtttataaTCTCATTGAAAAGTTAGTTTTTGAAATCGTATATCACAACAATATATCACATACTGTTTAGATTCTATATAAATGTTACACTATTTACCCACATAGGTAATTATATCAGATGGTAATGGGTGAGTAATAAAAGGCAATTAAACCTTTACTTCTGTAGATTGATTTTCATTAACATGCTGAAGCTAACAATATAAAGtacttaaaaaatcatttttagtcAAACCAACAATTTCTTAAAACGCAAAATTATGTGAACCATACAGTGAACTTCTTAGAAACACAAGTAATAGACAAACCTCTACACTGTCTGTAAACAGGAATAAAGACATAGGAATCCCTTTTCCACATAACTCGTCTGATAATTCTATCACGTCTATCTTGGATACAAATTTTCTGTGTGATGACAGTAGTGTAGCCTATATAACAGAAACAGTCAATCAAAATTATCTTACATGTGAGTCTTTCAAAGAAGGTGAGTGTCATTTGTAGCTTTCAAATAATATAAAAGCAGTCCATATTCAGCATAGGaaattttttttggttgtttacAGCATGTTATTGTTTATTGTTCTATAAAACAAAAGGTTTGCTAccattcatttcatttttaattgaCAATTTAGTGATGGAGTGACAGTTCTGATTAGACAATATCAATATATCACCAgacatttgggggggggggggggggggggggggggagacaTAAAATAGCattgatataaaacaatattgCACCTGAAATTCAAAatatgagaaaacaggaaatatgtGTCAGCTACATTTGAAAAGGGTTCATGCATTACAATTCATCACTGTGAAGCTGCTTACAAGATATGACATAATTGAGTAAAACAGCACCAAAGAAAAGTGTGACATAaatacttgtttaaaaaaaaagacatatggTTGGAGAGACAGAGAAGGTGATGGCATTATTGCTTTATAAATCAAATGTTTTCTATTATTATAACCAATTATACTTACAGGACAATTATCTATATCATTCATGATATCAAACATCACAACCTGGTTCTCTGTTTTCCTCTTGTCCTCATTTATATGACTAGAAAAAAATGACAGATTAGAATAAAATCTGTTACCATTTAATCACAGATACATTCGATAACAATATGTCAAGATCAATTTTACCATAATTAAAACATgcattttctttgattttttatatagattagaccgttctCTCATTTGAATGgctttacacaagtaattttttgggcccttaatagcttgctgtttggtgtgagccaagactctgtgaagaccgtactttgaacaataatggtttacttttacaaatagtaacttggatgtagagttgttcCATTGGCATTCAtgctacatcttcttatatctaattactACTGTTtgactgtaaaacaaataaagggctgcgctttagcgcatgatacgcccgttgctcttttaacttgtcttttatgctttaaataaatttatatgatcaactagaaatagtgtgagccctgtcaAATACCCCCCCCtcccaaataataaataaaaatgcacaaaaaaattggcactattaaggctacctcaaatttaactaagtttgttgtctttaatttttcatccatacataaaattttgtgaaagtgttagttattgtcccaaaattggaaaaaaaaccccttttttaagcataaaaattcataacacggaaatgtaaaatctgaaatttataaaaattgaaagggagcttacatcaatagatataaacaattcaccaaagtttcatggacattggtgaaagcctttttgagttattgtccgaagtgttaaaaatcaccctttttttatgaataaagccccataaatccaaaacttaaaatctgaaatttataaaaattgaaagggagcttacatcaatagatataaacaattcaccaaagtttcatggacattggtgaaagcctttttgaattattgtccgaagtgttaaaaatcacccttttttttatgaataaagccccataaatccaaaacttaaaatctgaaatttataaaaattgaaaaggagcttacatcaatagatataaacaattcaccaaagtttcatggacattggtatAAGCCTTTTTGAgatattgtccgaagtgttaaaaatcaccctttttttatgaataaagccccataaatccaaaacttaaaatctgaaattaaaaaaaaacgaaagggagcttacatcaatagatataaacaattcaccaaagtttcatggacattggtgaaagcctttttgagttattgtccgaagtgttgaaaatccccccttttttatgaataaagccccataaatccaaaacttaaaatctgaaattaaaaaaaaacgaaagggagcttacatcaatagatataaacaattcaccaaagtttcatggacattggtgaaagcctttttgagttattgtccgaagtgttgaaaatccccccttttttatgaataaagccccataaatccaaaacttaaaatctgaaattaaaaaaaaacgaaagggagcttacgtcaatagatataaacaattcacttaagtttcatgcaaattggtgtaggtgtttttgagttattgtccgaagtgtggacgacggacgcacagacggacggacggacagacggacaacggtataccataatacgtcccgtcccgggcgtataaaaaatCACATCCAATTATTGGTGGTTGGGATTCCTATGAATAAATCTTGTATTCATTATTCATGAGTTTTGATAATACCATTctataaatgaaattataataGGCTGTTGAAGATACCCATTAATTGTGAATTTTTATTGGCAGTTTATGATCTGCATACTTAAAATGGTGAATTCAAGGatgaaaatttaacaaatgaaatttttttcacatttttatatCTCATTTCACAGTCATAATGATTGAACATCTATAAGGATAGCACCATACTATATTTTCTCTCTTGTAATACCTCTACTTTTATATTTCATACCAAATACACTTCCttattttgtataaatgtgtATTAAGACTACTTACGTCATTACTTCTTTTGCCACTTGTAGTGCCTTTCCttattttgtataaatgtgtATTAAGACTACTTACTTCATTACTTCTTTTGCCACTTGAAGTTCCTTTCCttattttgtataaatgtgtATTAAGACTACTTACGTCATTACTTCTTTTGCCACTTGAAGTGCCCTTTCTACTTTTGTATAAATGTGTATTAAGACTACTTACGTCATTACTTCTTTTGCCACTTGAAGTGCCCTTTCTACTTTTGTATAAATGTGTATTAAGACTACTTACGTCATTACTTCTTTTGCCACTTGTAGTGCCTTTCCTACTATTGTATAAATGTGTATTAAGACTACTTACTTCATTACTTCTTTTGCCACTTGAAGTGCCTTTCCttattttgtataaatgtgtATTAAGACTACTTACGTCATTACTTCTTTTGCCACTTGAAGTGCCCTTTCTACTTttgtataaatgtgttttaaGACTACTTACGTCATTACTTCTTTTGCCACTTGAAGTGCCCTTTCTACTTTTGTATAAATGTGTATTAAGACTACTTACGTCATTACTTCTTTTGCCACTTGATGTGCCCTTTCTACTTTTGTATAAATGTGTATTAAGACTACTTACGTCATTACTTCTTTTGCCACTTTATGTGCCCTTTCTACTTTTGTATAAATGTGTATTAAGACTACTTACGTCATTACTTCTTTTGCCACTTGTAGTGCCTTTCCTTCTTTTGTATAAATGTGTATTAAGACTACTTACGTCATTACTTCTTTTGCCACTTGAAGTGCCCTTTCTACTTTTGTATAAATGTGTATTAAGACTACTTACGTCATTACTTCTTTTGCCACTTGAAGTGCCCTTTCTACTATTGTATAAATGTGTATTAAGACTACTTACATCATTACTTCTTTTGCCACTTGAAGTGTCTTTTCTACTTTTGTATAAATGTGTATTAAGACTACTTACGTCATTACTTCTTTTGCCATTTGTAGTGCCTTTCCTTCTTTTGTATAAATGTGTATTAAGACTACTTACGTCATTACTTCTTTTGCCACTTGATGTGCCTTTCCTTCTTTTGTATAAATGTGTATTAAGACTACTTACGTCATTACTTCTTTTGCCACTTGAAGTGCCCTTTCTACTTTTGTATAAATGTGTATTAAGACTACTTACGTCATTACTTCTTTTGCCACTTGTAGTGCCTTTCCTTCTTTTGTATAAATGTGTATTAAGACTACTTACGTCATTACTTCTTTTGCCACTTGAAGTGCCTTTCCTTCTTTTGTATAAATGAGTATTAAGACTACTTACGTCATTACTTCTTTTGCCACTTGAAGTGCCTTTTCTACTATTGTATAAATGTGTATTAAGACTACTTACGTCATTACTTCTTTTGCCACTTGAAGTGCCTTTCCTTCTTTTGTATAAATGTGTATTAAGACTACTTACGTCATTACTTCTTTTGCCACTTGTAGTGCCTTTCCTTCTTTTGTATAAATGTGTATTAAGACTACTTACGTCATTACTTCTTTTGCCACTTGAAGTGCCTTTCCTTCTTTTGTATAAATGAGTATTAAGACTACTTACGTCATTACTTCTTTTGCCACTTGTAGTGCCTTTCCTTCTTTTGTATAAATGTGTATTAAGACTACTTACGTCATTACTTCTTTTGCCACTTGAAGTGTCTTTTCTACTATTGTATAAATGTGTATTAAGACTACTTACGTCATTACTTCTTTTGCCACTTGAAGTGCCTTTCCTTCTTTTGTATAAATGTGTATTAAGACTACTTACGTCATTACTTCTTTTGACACTTGAAGTGCCCTTTCTACTTTTGTATAAATGTGTATTAAGACTACTTACGTCATTACTTCTTTTGCCACTTGAAGTGCCTTTTCTACTATTGTATAAATGTGTATTAAGACTACTTACGTCATTACTTCTTTTGCCACTTTATGTGCCCTTTCTACTTTTGTATAAATGTGTATTAAGACTACTTATGTCATTACTTCTTTTGCCACTTGAAGTGCCTTTTCTACTTTTGTATAAATGTGTATTAAGACTACTTACGTCATTACTTCTTTTGCCACTTGAAGTGCCCTTTCTACTTTTGTATAAATGTGTATTAAGACTACTTACGTCATTACTTCTTTTGCCACTTGAAGTGCCTTTTCTACTTTTGTATAATCTGGATTATCCTTTGTTGTATGCTTTAAAATATCTGTAATAGAACAGTCAGCAActcatttcacaaacaagaatgtgtccaaagtacacagatgccccactggcacattttccatgttcaatggaccgtgaaatagggtagacaagaatgtgtccatagtacacggatgccccactcccactatcattttctatgttcagtggaccgtgaaattggggtcaaaactttaatttggaattaaaattagaaagatcatatcatagggaacatgtgtactaagtttcaagttgatgtaactttaacttcatcaaaaactaccttgaccaaaaactttaacctgaactttgcactatcattttctatgttcagtggaccatgaaattggggtcaaaactataatttggcattaaaattagaaagatcatatcatggggaacatgtgtattaagtttcaagttgattggacttcagcttcatcaaaaactacctcgaccaaaaactttaaccggacggacgaacggaggcacagacggacggacggacgaacagaggcacagaccagaaaacataatgcccctctactatcgtaggtggggcataaaaatctaatttggcattaaaatttgaaagatcataccatagagaacatgtgtactaagtttcaagttgattggacttcaacttcatcaaaaactaccttgaccaaaaactttaacccgaaactcgcactttcattttctatgttcagtggaccgggAAAGTGGGGtcaaaaagtctaatttggccttaaaattagaaagatcatatcataaggaacatgtgtactgagtttcaagttggacttcagctttatcaaaaactaccttgaccaaaaactttaacctcaagcGGGATAGAAGGActgacggacgaacagacggacccacagaccagaaaacataatgcccctctactatcgtaggtggggcataaaaatcttacAAGTTTAACATTCTAAAAAGGCATGGAATCATCCGATTGCTTTGTAGTATCACGAATTATGTCAAGGTTAAGCAAAAACATGCATCACATTTCAACTATTAAAGCCAAAGTGGAAAGGTAAATTGCATTGACTGATATAGACATATACATTGCAAGGAAATGCAGATGAGGCTTTTTCAACTGCAAATCAAATATAAATGACTTCTTGTATATTAAAAGTCATTTCTGTTTAATTGACatgataaaaaacaagaatgtgtccacagtacacggataccccacttgcactatcatttcctATGTACAGAAGACAGTGATATTCGGGTCAAAACTCTAATCTGGCATtaagattagaaagatcatagcataaggaacatgtgttctaagttgcaagttgattgaacttcatcaaaaactactgaCAGACTATGGGACAGATGGACgcagactgaaaaacataatgcccatagaTGGGGCATAAAACAAGGTCTGTACTGCTAAATATGTCACTCTGGATAAAATAGTCAAATATAAACAACCAACCTATggtaaaatgaaaacaattctaTGGTGAGGGTTAAAACTCATGTTTaacataaaacaaatctaatgCTGCCATGAATTAATTCTTAAATCAAATTACTCTCAGGTCTTAGGGAAGTGAGAAATAACCTCTGGAAACctaaatgtaaattttatttgATCTAAACACAGTATAGAACTTACCATTTAATAACAAAGATACACTTGGTAACCTTTGTACTGGTCTTATTAATAATTCTGTCAAACTCTGTCTACCACATTCAGGCTTAGATAAACACACCTGaaacaattataaattttatatcagCTTTATACAACTAGATGATGTGTTTGCAAGGTATGGATGCCCTGTCAtacaaaatgtgatgaaaaatgCCAAACttactgtgtattcattaattttttcatgctttgtcatttcagggtcttttattGCTGTCAGAATAATAATGGGTTTTGCACAATGTTTTGATAAACAGTGAcctatacttacatgtatattcacTTTGGAATagtctcattttcaatcataccatatattgtttttatatcttaCTTAACAAATGGATTTTTTTGTACATGGTCATGTCTACACTAAACTTATTGTAAAGGTTCActcaaaatgaatatttaatgtAGTTATTCTTAGGATAAATGTACCATGTTACCAACCCATCTACAAAAAAAAGTGACATGTAAAATAATTTCTACTATCATAAAATGCAATACTTACTTTAAGAAAAGCATGGAATCTAGGATTGGTTTTATCTGATTTTGCTATTGTTTCTTTGGTTTGTTCAAAAAAGTTCACAAATGGAGGATAAGCTTTCATCAAAGCTTCTGCCTGTAATAATAGtgaatacatgtaattacattgTAAAATGAATCATGGGCACAGCTGTCGTGGTGTAATATTCATATTTGTTCACATAgacaaaatttatacatttttcagaAAAATGTGTAGAAGGTTAATTTCTTTGATGTCAGAAATTCACTCATTGTGATTTCAGGCAttagaaattattgtttttttaattttcaattatctcaactttaaaagagacaaaaatgGAAACTTTAAGAAAGAAGTTAAATCTTCATTAAACATTACACCTTGACCTTTATAGATTTTATCCTGATAATAATTTTTGCTAACTtaagtttctctctatctattaCAGTCTTCTAGATAATgcacaaaacttgcattttgccTAATGTTCTTCTGTGATTCATGTCAGTCATGTTGGTTGGCAAGCCATAACCACAGACACATCTTTTTTAAACAAAGATGATACctcaatgataattgtggcctaCTTTGATTTCAATTTAGTTCTGTAGTTATAGGAAagaagatttaaatatttttttttacagatgatGACGCCAGAATCAAGTCagctaaaaatgtaaaagatgacacaaaatatatatatcttaaccATAACATACTTACATGCTCAATAAAAATATCACCAACAGAAACTTCTTCATTCCAATTGTCAACTATTTGTGATAACCTGTCTCGAATCTTACAATGGACTTCATATATAGGAGGAATATTGCCAAAAATCAACTTGACCTCTTGTGCTCCTAATATTGCACCATTATATTGATTGGATTTTTCAATTTCTGTTTTAAATGTCTACAAATTATAAATAGAATACAATCAATAAGCAGTTCTTAGAatggtataaaataaaattaatttttaggcattttttgtatgaaattgaagatttaattgattttaatacTGCTACTTAATAGTTCCAGGAAACCTCATACTATAAATCTAAATTACTTAGTAATTTATAATCCAGTTGAAACTTCCAGGTTACAAAATGGTATCAGAATCCAAGGTAGCATGGTGATATTctaacatatttgaaattttagcTCTTTAATTgtcttaaaacttttattttatgtttttctgAAACAGGTACACAATCATTGTCAGAGCATATTGTACAACTGATGATACACATGTTTGTTAATGCAGTATCTCCTGTTTTAAAGTCTGAATTCACATAAATGTTGGTGGTCTTAAAATTTtgtacacatacatatatatttttgtatatgtatattGGATGGGTCAACTTCTGTTAGAACTCAACTTATGAAAAGGTTGTTAAATTTATTCAAGTACATATATGACCTTCATTGTTATCCCATCATTTTTTGTCATCCCCGTcatcttaattttattaacaaaaaaatacattaggGTAAGACTTACGTTTATAACAGTGTGTAGAATTCCTACATAATTTTTCTCTGTCTGTAACAATTCTGTAACAACGTGAAGTCTTGGGGACATCTTGGGAATTTTTTCCTTGTAACTTTCTATggattctatataaaaaaaaataccaactaaAATATAGTCTTCTGAATTGACATTTGACAACAGTCTTTAGCCTTTTTCCACAAAATATGAAGCTAGTAGATTCATTGTCACTTAAAATTAACACAAAGCATGTACAAATATGTATGATTAATAGGGTCATAGGAAAATCCCCCCCACCCCCACTTCCTTTCCATTGATTGTTGATTTTCATGTAACAACATCAAATCTAAATAAAATTCAGATAAGGgtcttaaatatatatttgataactgAATTGTTCAGTGAATGAATAAAGTTTGAAATGACCCACCTGAAAATACATCCGATTTGTCTGGTGTATTTGAAGCATCTAAGAATGAATTCGGACTCATGGAAACTCTATCAGTTGATCTTCTCTTAAATGGTGAGTCATACTCTCCATCAGCTGCCAATTGGGCAATATTCTCTTTCAATCTCTTTCTCTTTCGAGATTTGGATCCAGACATATTTCTGCCAGGCAAGAATATATTGCCATTCACACCATTGAAATCTATTTTCTGATGATATTCATACAATGTCTCATCAGCACATGCTTCCATCTGAATACTTCCCCAAAACcactgaaatataaatatttaatgtgctaataaaataaaagatgttgAAGCATGTAAGAACTTATTAAATCCTGGTAACTGATTAAAAAAGTTATAATtgttaaggtagattcatggtacatgtatattgccatcttggattgtataATCACAGTACATAATCGATCTCCAAATTTGCAGACAGATTTGCATTCTATAGGTTAGACTTATCAATACTTAGTTATTAATTGCATTATCCacaatgtttaaacaaatatcaaatatttgtgttttttttttggaatgaaATTCCCCACttagccatttaaggggagataaatctTTAGTACATGATTTTATACAAGACTGATCGgggctgttccagaaaatactGTCTCCCCCCCTTCCCCCCAGGGATAGCACTTTTTTTAAACCCCCACCACccaaagaaataaatataaattagaaAAACACTCCCTTTGCATTTTGGTATCTAAACTATGATCACCaacattaaattgaaaaaaatgcctTCCCTGGGGGACATAGAACAGCcctattgaaattttattttacttgaaGCAAGAAATCAGGTTTGATGACATCAtgctttctttatttttaaaaacatattataaaacctattttctaatattttatttcaaaattctatctcgtagatttctttttaaacacaaaattgtgtttttttcataaacattctTAGCAAATTTGGACAATTTTGAATGAcacatagcttgaaaaatagcatgGTGACCCatacttattattatattttagaaaaaaactttataacaaaaaaaaagtttataacaaTTCTATCTGAGGAACTACAATCTGAAGATCTACATTAAGTCCTTACCGACAAACTCAATAAATTCAAACAATCTTAAAGGTAACAGAAACTGATATCATGATATTGACTTGTATGGAACTGTACTGGAGCATCAGCTGACACTAGTGATAGGTTTAAATACGTCATTATTGATTCTTACCTCCCCTCGGACAATATAAAAATTGGTGTTATCTAACAAGTTGACAGGAATATCTTTGACCTGTTGATCATCATAAACCAAATGTGAACATTCATCATCACCAACTGCTGCAAATGTCCCACCTAAAAGTTAAAATGCATGATATAACTTTGAAATCGTTAGGTTGTATATTATCCATTTTGACATATGTattgtaaaaaaatcttttgacaATACTACAGCTTCCATTAAGTCTTGTAAGAAGAACATCAATTtggttatttgtttaaaattctaTTCAAACTCAATGGTGCTTGTAATGTGCTATTTCTGACCTGTCTTTTTGGCGATTTGTTTATTGCAAGCTTTGAGGTAAGCTTCTGTTCACACCTGTCATTTtttcctctttttaatcaaagtAGGTACATTCTTCTTGTTTACAAATCAAATGCAATGTTAATTGTATCATATTATCATATcacagggactaaacttaactcTTTTTCTCCAGGGGCTAGCTGGGCccctaaaatattttcttttcaggGGCCCAGTTGAAATTTTAAGGGTCCAACTAATTTCTATATTAATACAATAAAACTTAAATTTACTTTTCATATATTAATAAAGCCTTTTTATGTAAACCTATGTGAATTGTTTGAGTCTGGGAAAGATTATGTGTGATAACTTCATATTTGAATTATTGCCATCAAAAATATATCATAAGATTTGACagtatttattttagatttcccACCAAAATTGTCTCCCTTCAATTAGAACTTCCCAACAGGGCCGTTTCCATAAAtctttaaatgttattttaaatccAAGCCATCCTCTTATAGGTGTTGATCAAAAATATTATTCAACTATTTTTCATCGAAGATTGGTTATCATactatatataaagatatatacGTACTGGGTTTTGGTTATTAAAATGACCTAACTGGTTACTGAAACTCCTCTGTTCTATCTTCCCACCTTAATAAGAGAATCAGGTTTCTGTTTGGGAACAGTTTTGATACGTTTTTCATTTCTATCGGCCTCTCTGTCATGGGGGAATATAGGGTTAGGATAGACATGGGATTCAATGCAAAATATTATTTGTCGCCAGCTGGGCGATAAGGATGAAAAATATATTCGCCCAGCCGAAAATCTGGTCGCACTGGGCGAccgttaagtttagtccctgtaTCATAGTTGATCAAAAATGTCTCCCAACAGAACTTTCTATAAAACtgaatattttatatatgatataagaaaTTGTTACCATTTTCAATAGTTAATTCTTCCATATGCTTTTTTTCTTCATCAGAAAAGCcataaaaacacaaacaacacTTATAAAAAGGTGGCATTCTATGCtgcatctgtaaaaaaaaaaaaaaaccacttagattactttttaactcaaaacatactggtttacttttataaattgttacttggatggagagttgtctcattggtcctcataccacatcttcctatatctatatagtaaTTCCTATATCTCTCATTTCATGTTCATGTTTTTGTCTACTGTTGTTTGTCATTTCCTCTT includes:
- the LOC143067719 gene encoding protein ECT2-like; protein product: MSECETKPDVPLDDDTKDSCKVVLVGKDTQNNEKLKTTLQELKITFVNSEDGLDCVQDASEWDTAFVLENFEGHVFHKLHKAETWIVGPPIIFQCAIDKKPIPQHTRPLFCTAMQGVIVCFTGFSKREEVSPLADLIHHMGGSVRKDISPKVTHLVANCIDGFKYRFAVGYGTPIMDAKWIYRVWEERNTLGVKATDEKMMQHRMPPFYKCCLCFYGFSDEEKKHMEELTIENGGTFAAVGDDECSHLVYDDQQVKDIPVNLLDNTNFYIVRGEWFWGSIQMEACADETLYEYHQKIDFNGVNGNIFLPGRNMSGSKSRKRKRLKENIAQLAADGEYDSPFKRRSTDRVSMSPNSFLDASNTPDKSDVFSESIESYKEKIPKMSPRLHVVTELLQTEKNYVGILHTVINTFKTEIEKSNQYNGAILGAQEVKLIFGNIPPIYEVHCKIRDRLSQIVDNWNEEVSVGDIFIEHAEALMKAYPPFVNFFEQTKETIAKSDKTNPRFHAFLKVCLSKPECGRQSLTELLIRPVQRLPSVSLLLNDILKHTTKDNPDYTKVEKALQVAKEVMTHINEDKRKTENQVVMFDIMNDIDNCPATLLSSHRKFVSKIDVIELSDELCGKGIPMSLFLFTDSVEMCKRRSKYSTSMKSPATHKTPQKPFKHLVMIPLPTIKRVLDCNETEDCRNAFGLICKSTLDTKGTSSKLYSFMVDSEETTKKEFVTSVGKSIVNLNCVADYDSLVISVEGKDLQISTSEVERKTHTLSRAARLGKRVSRAFSFNKTPKLKRAVSSISHVFSPGGVPPSPGGDLRGKRLASCIDLTEVSPTLSTLSSYPSTMTLYEDPDSVSLDCYSLKDSND